From a region of the Teredinibacter turnerae genome:
- the glmU gene encoding bifunctional UDP-N-acetylglucosamine diphosphorylase/glucosamine-1-phosphate N-acetyltransferase GlmU, which yields MLEIVILAAGKGTRMRSAKPKVLHTLAGKPFLAHVIDRARDLHAESIAVVVGHGADAVEQAVADHGIVFIEQKEQLGTGHAVLQTLPSLQDDATVLILYGDVPLIRSETLANLAGLVSDDTMGLLTVTLADPQGYGRIVRNALGEVKAIVEQKDASREQQQIREVNTGVMAVKARLLKRWLPALENNNAQGEYYLTDIIAMAAKECIAIETAQPASESEVLGVNNRAQQAQLERIYQQEIAEQLMTSGVTLMDPARFDCRGTLDAGEDCVIDVNCVFEGENHLGNNVVIGPNCTLINVSLGDNTVVHANSVLENAIVTGNSSIGPFARLRPGTRLAEGARIGNFVETKNAAIGKGSKVNHLSYVGDADVGSEVNIGAGTITCNYDGVNKHRTEIGDRVFVGSNSALVAPVNLASGTTIAAGSTVTRGSTDDQLVVARARQRNIDGWHRPEKKS from the coding sequence ATGCTCGAAATCGTGATTCTCGCCGCGGGCAAGGGCACCCGCATGCGCTCTGCCAAACCCAAGGTTTTACACACACTGGCGGGCAAGCCGTTTCTCGCCCACGTGATTGATCGCGCGCGAGACCTCCATGCAGAGTCTATCGCTGTGGTAGTCGGTCACGGAGCCGATGCGGTCGAGCAGGCCGTCGCCGACCACGGCATCGTGTTCATCGAACAAAAGGAACAATTGGGCACCGGCCACGCGGTGTTACAAACCCTGCCGTCGCTGCAGGACGATGCCACAGTACTCATTCTCTATGGCGACGTGCCCCTGATTCGCAGCGAGACCCTGGCCAACCTGGCCGGACTGGTATCCGATGACACGATGGGATTGCTTACCGTCACCCTGGCCGACCCGCAGGGCTATGGCCGCATAGTGCGCAATGCGCTGGGCGAGGTGAAAGCCATTGTCGAGCAAAAGGATGCTTCCCGAGAGCAGCAGCAGATTCGCGAAGTGAATACCGGTGTGATGGCCGTCAAAGCCCGCTTGCTCAAGCGCTGGCTACCGGCTCTGGAAAACAACAATGCGCAGGGCGAATACTACTTAACAGATATTATCGCGATGGCCGCAAAAGAATGCATCGCCATAGAAACCGCGCAGCCCGCAAGCGAAAGCGAAGTGCTGGGTGTGAACAACCGCGCCCAGCAGGCCCAGTTGGAACGCATCTATCAACAGGAGATCGCCGAGCAACTCATGACCTCCGGGGTGACTCTGATGGACCCGGCCCGGTTCGATTGTCGCGGCACTCTCGATGCCGGGGAAGATTGTGTCATTGACGTAAACTGTGTGTTCGAAGGTGAGAATCATCTGGGCAACAATGTCGTCATCGGCCCCAATTGCACCTTGATCAACGTCTCCCTCGGGGACAACACCGTAGTGCACGCTAACTCAGTGCTGGAAAACGCAATCGTCACTGGCAACAGCAGTATCGGGCCCTTCGCCCGTTTGCGCCCCGGCACTCGCCTGGCCGAAGGCGCACGTATTGGCAACTTTGTTGAAACCAAAAACGCCGCAATCGGCAAAGGCAGCAAGGTCAATCACCTCAGCTATGTCGGCGATGCCGATGTCGGCTCAGAAGTGAACATCGGCGCAGGCACCATCACCTGCAATTACGACGGCGTAAACAAGCACCGCACCGAGATCGGCGACCGGGTATTCGTCGGCTCAAACTCCGCGCTGGTCGCGCCGGTGAATCTCGCCAGCGGCACCACAATCGCCGCCGGGTCCACCGTTACGCGAGGGTCTACAGACGACCAGCTCGTGGTGGCACGCGCCCGTCAGCGCAATATTGACGGCTGGCACAGACCGGAGAAAAAATCCTAA
- a CDS encoding cysteine-rich CWC family protein, whose translation MPQHQTETCPRCQQTFECKMGSITLCHCSTVALNKAQRDYIAKRWDTCLCHACLLAIAADTSLLTPGAERRT comes from the coding sequence ATGCCTCAACATCAAACCGAAACCTGCCCCCGCTGTCAGCAGACTTTTGAATGCAAAATGGGCTCGATCACACTTTGCCACTGCAGTACGGTTGCGCTTAATAAAGCCCAGCGCGACTACATTGCCAAGCGCTGGGATACGTGTTTGTGTCATGCCTGTTTGTTGGCTATCGCGGCGGACACATCGTTGCTCACGCCCGGCGCTGAGCGCCGAACTTGA
- a CDS encoding glycoside hydrolase family 9 protein codes for MNTHLRHLLTVFLSFAVPAMASADDLRINDQGYFAKPGLNVTVFADIYPDGHQTGVSIIQHGQRVAANGDLRLEMSPGQWSPVPKGLNHQIDEKHQTITQTLAYPDESKDRKGFNPIAYPELNFTYKVKVTAVHDNSFKVSVDLDQPLPAEWIGKAGFNFELFPGHLFGKSWMLDDSAGQFPQQPNGPMIDDHGEWLNAPLATGNTLVVAPGEPLQRITITSARGELQLLDGRSNHNNGWYIVRSLIPAGATTNAVEWTITPNTVANWRYSPVIQVSQLGYGSQQSKRVIIEQDARDHKASTLSLYRLTAEGAVKVHSGKVSRWGKFLRYNYFTYDFSSIQEPGLYQIRYRDERSHTFKIGDDVFARHAWQPTLEYYLPVQMCHMKVAEKYRVWHGLCHQDDAKMSPVNHNHFDGYIAGESTLTQFEPGQVVGGLNRGGWHDAGDYDLRVESQIGTVWLLAMMVEQFNLNYDATTVDQQQKLVEIHQPDGKNDALQQIEHGLLTVLGGYQQLGRLYRGIIVPTIRQYVHLGDAATQTDNKTGTSDDRWVFTEQNPDRELYVAAGLAAAARVMNDYDNVLAKRALAAAKAIYRAAAGQGGPENNAFALTELLLSTGDTEYRDALIAQQNSLLTTIDKTGWTLGRVRERMNNPNFVAALDSAASKYQAGVQREAGDTPYGVPYKPYIWGAGWGIQSFAVKQYFYRQAWPQFTRDDDYLNALNFVLGVHPGKNTQSFASGVGANSATVTYGVNRADWSFIPGGVISGTALIRPDLPELKTWPFFWQQTEYVMGGGATNYMFLVLAANHYLQQQATAP; via the coding sequence ATGAACACACACCTACGCCACCTGCTCACCGTTTTTTTGTCGTTTGCCGTGCCCGCCATGGCCAGTGCAGACGATTTGCGCATCAATGATCAGGGCTATTTCGCCAAGCCTGGACTCAACGTTACGGTATTTGCCGACATCTATCCGGACGGCCACCAAACCGGGGTGTCTATCATTCAGCACGGTCAGCGCGTCGCCGCCAACGGCGATCTGCGTCTGGAAATGTCACCGGGTCAGTGGTCGCCCGTGCCCAAAGGTCTGAACCACCAGATCGACGAAAAACACCAGACCATCACTCAAACGCTGGCCTACCCGGACGAAAGCAAGGATCGGAAGGGATTCAACCCCATTGCGTACCCGGAGCTGAACTTCACCTATAAAGTCAAAGTCACCGCTGTGCACGACAACAGTTTTAAAGTGAGTGTCGATCTCGACCAACCCTTACCCGCCGAATGGATCGGCAAAGCCGGGTTTAATTTCGAGCTGTTTCCCGGGCACCTGTTTGGCAAAAGCTGGATGTTGGACGACAGTGCCGGTCAGTTCCCGCAACAGCCCAACGGCCCCATGATTGACGACCACGGCGAGTGGCTGAACGCCCCGCTGGCAACCGGCAACACCCTGGTGGTTGCCCCCGGCGAACCTTTGCAACGCATCACCATCACCAGCGCCAGGGGCGAGCTGCAACTGCTGGACGGCCGCAGCAATCACAACAACGGCTGGTACATTGTGCGCAGTCTAATACCCGCCGGGGCCACCACCAACGCCGTGGAGTGGACAATCACCCCCAACACCGTCGCCAACTGGCGCTATTCGCCGGTGATCCAGGTATCGCAACTCGGCTACGGCAGCCAGCAAAGCAAGCGGGTTATCATCGAGCAGGACGCGCGCGACCACAAAGCCAGCACTCTGTCGCTATACAGGCTCACCGCTGAGGGCGCCGTCAAAGTGCACAGTGGCAAGGTGTCCCGATGGGGCAAGTTTCTGCGCTACAACTATTTCACTTACGACTTCAGCAGTATCCAGGAACCCGGCCTGTACCAGATTCGGTATCGCGACGAACGTTCGCACACCTTCAAAATCGGCGACGATGTCTTCGCTCGCCACGCCTGGCAGCCAACCCTCGAATACTACCTGCCGGTACAAATGTGCCATATGAAAGTGGCTGAAAAATACCGAGTGTGGCATGGCCTGTGCCACCAGGACGACGCGAAGATGTCACCGGTAAATCACAACCATTTCGATGGCTATATCGCCGGTGAATCCACGCTAACGCAATTCGAGCCCGGGCAAGTCGTCGGCGGCTTGAACCGCGGCGGCTGGCATGACGCAGGCGACTACGACCTGCGCGTGGAATCGCAGATCGGCACTGTCTGGTTACTGGCCATGATGGTCGAACAGTTCAACCTGAACTACGATGCCACCACCGTGGATCAACAGCAAAAGCTGGTAGAGATTCATCAGCCAGACGGTAAAAACGATGCCCTCCAGCAGATCGAACACGGGTTGCTCACCGTGCTTGGCGGTTACCAGCAGCTTGGCCGCCTGTATCGCGGCATCATCGTGCCCACCATTCGTCAGTACGTCCACCTGGGAGACGCCGCCACCCAAACCGACAATAAAACAGGCACCAGCGACGACCGCTGGGTATTCACCGAACAGAACCCGGATCGCGAACTTTACGTTGCCGCCGGGCTTGCTGCGGCCGCGCGGGTGATGAACGACTACGACAACGTTCTGGCCAAGCGAGCGCTCGCCGCCGCGAAAGCGATTTATCGCGCTGCCGCAGGCCAGGGTGGCCCAGAGAATAACGCGTTTGCGCTAACCGAATTGCTGTTAAGCACTGGCGACACCGAATATCGGGATGCCCTGATTGCCCAGCAAAACTCGCTGCTCACCACCATCGACAAAACCGGCTGGACCCTGGGCCGCGTGCGCGAGCGCATGAATAACCCCAATTTTGTCGCCGCACTGGACAGCGCCGCCAGCAAATACCAGGCGGGCGTGCAGCGCGAGGCGGGCGACACGCCCTACGGCGTACCCTATAAACCCTACATTTGGGGTGCCGGATGGGGGATTCAGAGCTTTGCGGTGAAACAGTATTTTTATCGCCAGGCGTGGCCACAGTTCACCCGCGACGACGATTATTTGAACGCGCTCAATTTTGTGCTGGGAGTGCACCCAGGCAAAAATACCCAGAGCTTTGCCTCCGGCGTGGGAGCGAATTCTGCGACCGTCACTTATGGCGTAAACCGCGCAGACTGGTCGTTTATTCCAGGCGGCGTGATCTCCGGTACGGCGCTTATCCGCCCCGATCTACCGGAACTGAAAACCTGGCCGTTCTTCTGGCAGCAGACGGAATATGTGATGGGAGGTGGCGCGACCAACTATATGTTCCTGGTGCTGGCAGCCAATCACTACCTGCAACAGCAAGCGACGGCGCCTTGA
- a CDS encoding cellulase family glycosylhydrolase yields the protein MVNTILSHAGRWLVRGGISLALAAVAAQSWAGFSVSGTRLLDGNGNNFIMRGANHAHTWFTSETSSIANIANLGANTIRVVLSDGYRWNRNSAADVANIISLCKANQVICVLEVHDATGGGEESAAGTIAHAADYWVDIASALIGQEDYVIINIANEPIGNGQTAAKWINEHRAAIQTIRAAGLTHTLLVDASNWGQDWEEVMLAHASEVATADSLANTMFSVHMYQVYQTRAKIENYVSTFLSDHNLPLIVGEFGADHQGEFVDADSILAVAEQYGIGYLGWSWSGNGSCCTTLDMSNNFNPNSLTTWGDRLFNGVNGIAATAVKATVYGGSSSTSSTSSSSSSSSSNSSSSSSSSSSSSSSSSSGGSCVDMCQWYQDAPRPLCVNQDSGWGWENSMSCIGRNTCESQSGSGGVINVCTGGSSSSSSSSSSSSSSSSSNSSSSSSSSSSSNSSSSSSSSSSNSSSSSSSSSSSSSSSSSSGGAGLQCNWYGTLYPVCANQDSGWGYENNASCIGATTCESQSGNGGIVGGSSTSSSSSSSSSSSTGGSAGVCNWYGTDFPLCTQTTVGWGYENNQSCIAPSTCNSQ from the coding sequence ATGGTTAATACGATTCTTTCTCACGCCGGCCGTTGGCTGGTGCGCGGCGGTATAAGCCTCGCCCTGGCGGCTGTGGCAGCCCAATCCTGGGCGGGATTCTCGGTGTCTGGCACGCGTCTGCTCGATGGCAACGGCAATAATTTCATAATGCGCGGCGCCAACCATGCGCACACCTGGTTCACCAGTGAAACCAGCTCTATCGCGAATATCGCCAATCTGGGTGCGAACACGATTCGCGTGGTACTCAGTGATGGCTACCGCTGGAACCGTAACAGCGCGGCAGACGTCGCTAATATTATTTCCCTGTGTAAAGCGAACCAGGTGATCTGTGTGTTGGAAGTGCACGATGCCACCGGCGGTGGTGAAGAAAGTGCGGCAGGAACCATCGCGCATGCGGCGGACTATTGGGTCGATATTGCCAGTGCCCTGATCGGTCAGGAAGATTACGTAATAATTAACATTGCCAACGAGCCCATTGGCAATGGTCAAACTGCAGCCAAGTGGATCAACGAACACCGCGCGGCGATTCAAACCATCCGCGCCGCTGGGTTAACGCACACGCTGCTGGTGGATGCGTCCAACTGGGGACAGGACTGGGAAGAAGTGATGCTAGCGCATGCCTCTGAGGTTGCGACTGCGGATTCTCTCGCCAATACCATGTTCTCTGTCCACATGTATCAGGTGTACCAGACCCGCGCGAAAATCGAAAACTATGTGTCCACCTTCTTAAGTGACCACAACCTGCCCCTGATTGTTGGCGAATTCGGGGCAGACCATCAGGGTGAGTTTGTGGACGCTGATTCGATTCTGGCTGTGGCCGAGCAATACGGCATTGGTTACCTTGGCTGGTCCTGGTCGGGTAATGGCAGCTGTTGTACCACGCTGGATATGTCGAACAACTTCAATCCGAACAGTTTAACCACCTGGGGTGATCGGCTGTTTAACGGCGTGAACGGTATAGCCGCAACCGCCGTGAAAGCGACCGTGTACGGTGGCAGTTCATCTACCTCGAGTACTTCATCCAGCAGCAGCTCGTCGTCGAGCAACAGCTCATCTTCCAGCAGCAGTAGTTCCAGTTCCTCCAGTAGTTCGAGTTCGGGTGGAAGCTGCGTCGACATGTGTCAGTGGTATCAGGATGCGCCGCGCCCACTGTGCGTAAATCAGGATTCCGGCTGGGGCTGGGAAAACAGCATGAGCTGTATCGGGCGCAACACTTGCGAGAGCCAATCCGGTTCCGGCGGGGTGATAAACGTGTGTACGGGTGGATCCAGCAGTTCATCCTCGTCGAGTTCTTCCAGCTCGAGTTCTTCTAGTTCTAATAGCTCGTCAAGCTCGAGCAGTTCTTCCAGTTCGAACAGTTCGTCCAGTTCATCGAGCAGCAGCTCGAATTCATCCAGTAGTTCGAGCTCTTCAAGCAGCTCCAGTTCGTCCAGCAGCTCTTCCGGCGGCGCCGGTTTACAGTGTAACTGGTACGGCACTTTGTACCCGGTGTGCGCGAATCAGGACAGCGGCTGGGGCTATGAAAACAACGCCAGTTGCATTGGCGCAACCACCTGTGAGTCGCAGTCTGGCAATGGTGGTATTGTCGGTGGTTCCAGCACTTCATCCAGCAGTTCCAGTTCGTCCAGTTCATCAACGGGCGGCAGTGCCGGTGTGTGTAACTGGTACGGCACGGATTTCCCCTTGTGCACGCAAACAACGGTGGGTTGGGGCTACGAGAACAATCAGTCCTGTATCGCGCCCAGTACCTGTAATTCGCAATAG
- a CDS encoding class I SAM-dependent RNA methyltransferase, protein MRSFKRRTPKRAQFRSEVFSAEVRDLASDGRGVLEHPSGKTFFAPGVWPGEAGEFRSTGGKGRVGFAELVALSPGREHPQRQSAPCTHHGFGGAQCGGCPWQFMAYDAQLAAKQARVSSELARLGEADKVLPIWPSPQIFGYRNRAQFKTDGREIGYVSAASNTLAPVQHCPVLSEPNQHTLQTLRAQLPNRAWQPARRSAWRTLDIDESIAAEQVCVDQRLPFKQGNSAQNTRMRAWLAERIAPGTQQAVELFCGSGNLTEVLCDAGVAKISAVEVVDDAIAALRAKALAGVEPIVCDLFAEDGLASVTRVLKTAELLVLDPPREGWKSRAAAWPKNCRLRQVLSVSCDLATFTRDLGFFLDQGFRLVEVQPLDQFPHTPHIELLAHLEKDT, encoded by the coding sequence GTGAGATCCTTTAAACGGCGCACACCCAAGCGCGCCCAATTTCGCAGTGAGGTATTTTCTGCCGAGGTGCGCGACCTGGCAAGTGACGGACGCGGCGTGCTTGAGCACCCGTCTGGCAAAACATTTTTCGCGCCCGGTGTGTGGCCTGGTGAAGCCGGCGAATTCCGCAGTACCGGTGGCAAGGGTCGGGTGGGTTTTGCTGAGCTGGTGGCGCTGAGCCCTGGCCGCGAGCACCCGCAAAGGCAGAGCGCGCCCTGCACGCACCACGGGTTCGGCGGTGCGCAATGTGGTGGCTGCCCCTGGCAGTTTATGGCCTACGACGCACAGCTCGCCGCCAAGCAAGCGCGGGTAAGCAGCGAGCTGGCGCGTCTGGGAGAAGCCGATAAAGTATTGCCCATTTGGCCGTCGCCACAGATCTTTGGCTATCGCAATCGCGCGCAGTTCAAAACAGATGGGCGCGAAATCGGCTATGTGTCGGCGGCCAGTAATACCTTGGCGCCGGTGCAACACTGCCCGGTGCTGTCGGAACCCAATCAACACACTTTGCAAACACTGCGGGCGCAATTACCGAACCGCGCCTGGCAGCCGGCGCGGCGCTCAGCCTGGCGCACGCTGGATATCGATGAGTCGATCGCCGCCGAACAGGTGTGCGTCGATCAGCGGCTGCCGTTTAAGCAGGGCAACAGCGCACAAAATACGCGCATGCGGGCGTGGTTGGCAGAGCGTATTGCGCCGGGTACTCAGCAAGCTGTTGAGTTGTTCTGCGGTTCTGGCAACCTCACCGAGGTTCTGTGTGACGCTGGTGTGGCAAAAATTAGTGCCGTGGAAGTGGTCGATGACGCGATAGCCGCGTTGCGCGCTAAAGCGCTGGCGGGCGTGGAGCCGATCGTTTGCGATCTATTTGCGGAAGACGGCCTGGCAAGTGTAACGCGTGTGCTGAAAACAGCGGAATTGCTGGTGTTGGACCCGCCCCGCGAGGGCTGGAAGTCGCGTGCGGCAGCCTGGCCTAAAAACTGTCGGTTACGCCAGGTGCTATCGGTGTCTTGTGACCTGGCAACCTTTACGCGCGACCTGGGTTTTTTCCTGGACCAGGGGTTTCGGTTAGTGGAAGTCCAGCCGCTCGATCAATTCCCGCACACTCCGCACATCGAGTTGCTCGCGCATCTTGAAAAGGATACGTGA
- a CDS encoding TraB/GumN family protein, producing MHHQNLRRCRYGLVALLLLLSTVASAATSVWQVSKGKHTLYLAGTFHLLNSADHPLPDAFEQAYLAADTLIFETDVSIAQSPEYQRKAAALVMFQDGRTLDTAIKPTTYAALEAFLTKRSLPVETFAQLTPVGVSLMLSSMELQRLGMSAQQGVEYTFNLKASVDNKQRDYLETPEEQLQFISRMGQGEEDDMLLYTLEDLLSIETELANMKRYWLTGDVASMDSHYLQDMRTRFPRSYQDLLVSRNNAWLPHIESMVKSDGTELVMVGAMHLPGPDGLLAQLQARGYQLEQQ from the coding sequence ATGCACCACCAGAACCTTCGCCGTTGTCGTTACGGGCTCGTCGCACTGCTTTTATTGCTGTCCACGGTGGCCTCTGCAGCGACTTCGGTATGGCAGGTCAGCAAAGGGAAACACACCTTGTATCTGGCCGGTACGTTTCACTTGCTCAACAGTGCCGACCACCCTTTGCCAGACGCCTTCGAACAGGCCTACCTCGCCGCGGATACCTTGATTTTCGAAACCGATGTGAGCATCGCGCAAAGCCCCGAATATCAGCGCAAAGCAGCCGCATTGGTGATGTTCCAGGATGGCCGTACGCTGGACACCGCAATCAAGCCTACCACCTATGCTGCGTTAGAGGCGTTCCTCACCAAAAGAAGCCTGCCGGTAGAAACCTTTGCCCAACTAACACCGGTGGGAGTGAGCCTCATGCTCTCGTCCATGGAGCTGCAACGCCTGGGTATGAGCGCACAACAGGGCGTTGAGTACACCTTCAACCTGAAAGCATCAGTGGACAACAAGCAGCGCGACTACCTGGAAACACCCGAGGAGCAATTACAGTTCATCAGCCGCATGGGCCAGGGCGAAGAAGACGATATGCTGCTCTATACACTCGAAGATTTGTTGAGCATTGAAACTGAGCTGGCCAACATGAAACGTTATTGGCTGACCGGCGACGTCGCCAGTATGGACAGCCATTACCTTCAGGATATGCGCACGCGATTTCCACGCAGCTATCAAGACTTACTGGTGAGCAGAAACAACGCCTGGCTACCGCATATTGAATCCATGGTGAAGAGCGACGGTACCGAATTGGTCATGGTTGGCGCAATGCACCTGCCGGGGCCCGATGGCTTGCTGGCACAATTGCAGGCACGTGGTTACCAGCTAGAGCAGCAGTAA
- the fghA gene encoding S-formylglutathione hydrolase → MLELSGHTCFGGEQLRFQHRSRMLDCSMRFSVYLPPQAQAGKVPAMIWLSGFTCSDENFVHKAGAQQFAAKHGIALVVPDTSPRGEQIHKGDEPTWHLGEGASFYLNATEAPWAPNYQMASYICDELPGLIADLPVDNARLGVAGHGMGGHGAIVLGLSYPQLFRSISAFAPICNPAKTPWGETAFRHYLGADKARWQNHDSCWLVANGDCRTPLLVDQGGDDHFLEDELKPERLQAACAEAGHPLNYQLHPGYDHSYFFVASFIESHIAYHAGELTQPG, encoded by the coding sequence GTGCTCGAACTCAGTGGCCACACTTGCTTCGGCGGTGAACAATTGCGCTTCCAACACCGTAGTCGCATGCTCGATTGCAGCATGCGGTTTTCCGTGTACCTGCCGCCACAAGCACAGGCAGGCAAGGTGCCCGCGATGATTTGGCTATCGGGTTTCACCTGTAGCGACGAGAATTTCGTCCACAAAGCCGGCGCTCAACAGTTTGCGGCTAAACACGGAATAGCGTTGGTTGTACCGGACACCAGTCCCCGCGGCGAGCAAATCCACAAGGGGGATGAACCCACCTGGCATCTTGGCGAAGGCGCCAGTTTCTACCTGAATGCTACCGAAGCGCCCTGGGCCCCCAACTATCAGATGGCGTCGTACATTTGCGACGAGCTGCCTGGTTTAATCGCAGACCTGCCTGTGGATAACGCGCGTTTGGGCGTTGCTGGTCACGGTATGGGAGGCCATGGCGCAATTGTGCTGGGGCTAAGTTATCCACAACTGTTTCGCTCTATTTCGGCGTTCGCCCCGATCTGTAATCCCGCCAAAACCCCCTGGGGCGAAACTGCGTTCCGGCATTACCTGGGGGCGGACAAAGCCCGCTGGCAAAACCACGATAGCTGCTGGCTAGTTGCCAACGGCGATTGCCGCACACCACTGCTGGTGGATCAGGGTGGAGACGATCACTTTCTGGAGGACGAATTGAAACCGGAGCGCCTGCAAGCCGCCTGTGCAGAGGCTGGCCACCCGCTCAATTATCAGCTGCATCCCGGTTACGACCACAGTTACTTTTTTGTCGCGAGTTTTATCGAAAGCCATATCGCTTATCATGCCGGCGAACTCACTCAGCCCGGATAA